A genomic window from Equus asinus isolate D_3611 breed Donkey chromosome 25, EquAss-T2T_v2, whole genome shotgun sequence includes:
- the NECTIN4 gene encoding nectin-4 isoform X8, producing MPLSLGAEMWGPEAWLLLLLLASFTGRCLAGELETSDLVTVVLGQDAKLPCFYRGDPDEQVGQVAWARVDAGEGARELALLHSKYGLHVSSAYEGRVEQPPPPRNPLDGSVLLRNAVQADEGEYECRVSTFPAGSFQARLRLRVLVPPLPSLNPGPALEEGQGLTLAASCTAEGSPAPNVTWDTEVKGTTSSRSFTHSRSAAVTSEFHLVPSRSMNGQPLTCVVSHPGLLQDQRITHILQVAFLAEASVRGLEDQKLWQVGREGAMLKCLSEGQPPPSYNWTRLDGPLPSGVRVKGDTLGFPPLTPEHSGVYVCHVSNELSSRDSQVTVNVLDPQDAPGKQVDLVSASVVVVGVIAALLFCLLVVVVVLMSRYHRRKAQQMTQKYEEELTLTRENSIRRLHSHHADPRNQSEEPEGRSYSTLTTVREIETQTELLSPGSGRAEEEEDRDEGIKQAMNHFVQENGTLRAKPTGNGIYINGRGHLV from the exons ATGCCCCTGTCCCTGGGAGCCGAGATGTGGGGGCCTGAggcctggctgctgctgctgctcctggcaTCATTTACAG GGAGGTGCCTGGCAGGCGAGCTGGAGACATCGGACCTGGTGACCGTGGTGCTGGGCCAGGATGCAAAGCTGCCCTGCTTCTACCGAGGGGACCCCGACGAGCAGGTGGGGCAGGTGGCATGGGCTCGGGTGGATGCGGGCGAGGGCGCCCGGGAGCTGGCGCTACTGCACTCCAAGTACGGGCTGCACGTGAGCTCGGCCTACGAGGGCCGCGTGGAACAGCCGCCACCCCCACGGAACCCCCTGGACGGCTCCGTGCTCCTTCGCAACGCTGTGCAGGCCGATGAGGGCGAGTACGAGTGCCGCGTCAGCACCTTCCCTGCTGGCAGCTTCCAGGCTCGGCTGCGGCTCCGCGTGCTGG TGCCTCCCCTGCCCTCACTGAATCCTGGTCCAGCACTAGAAGAGGGCCAGGGCCTGACACTGGCAGCCTCCTGCACAGCAGAAGGCAGCCCGGCCCCCAACGTGACCTGGGACACAGAGGTCAAGGGCACAACATCCAGCCGCTCCTTTACACATTCCCGCTCAGCTGCTGTGACTTCAGAGTTCCATCTGGTACCAAGCCGCAGCATGAATGGGCAGCCACTTACCTGCGTGGTGTCTCACCCTGGCCTGCTCCAGGACCAAAGGATCACCCACATCCTCCAAGTGGCCT TCCTGGCTGAGGCCTCTGTGAGGGGCCTTGAGGACCAAAAGCTGTGGCAGGTTGGCAGGGAAGGAGCTATGCTCAAGTGCCTGAGTGAAGGGCAGCCTCCACCCTCATACAACTGGACACG GCTGGACGGGCCTCTGCCCAGTGGGGTACGAGTGAAAGGGGACACTCTGGGCTTTCCCCCACTGACGCCTGAGCACAGTGGCGTCTACGTCTGCCACGTCAGCAATGAGCTCTCTTCAAGGGATTCTCAGGTCACTGTGAATGTTCTTG ACCCTCAGGATGCCCCAGGGAAGCAGGTGGACCTGGTGTCAGCCTccgtggtggtggtgggagtgaTTGCTGCGCTCCTGTTCTGCCTtctggtagtggtggtggtgctCATGTCCCGATACCATCGGCGCAAGGCCCAGCAGATGACCCAGAAATA CGAGGAGGAGCTGACCTTGACCAGGGAGAACTCCATCAGGAGGCTGCATTCTCATCACGCGGACCCCAGGAATCAG AGTGAAGAGCCAGAGGGCCGCAGTTACTCCACGCTGACCACAGTGAGGGAGATTGAAACACAGACTGAACTGCTGTCTCCAGGCTCTGggcgggcagaggaggaggaagatcgGGATGAAGGCATCAAACAGGCCATGAACCATTTTGTTCAGGAGAATGGGACCCTGCGGGCCAAGCCCACGGGCAATGGCATCTACATCAACGGGCGGGGGCACCTGGTCTGA
- the NECTIN4 gene encoding nectin-4 isoform X7 encodes MPLSLGAEMWGPEAWLLLLLLASFTGRCLAGELETSDLVTVVLGQDAKLPCFYRGDPDEQVGQVAWARVDAGEGARELALLHSKYGLHVSSAYEGRVEQPPPPRNPLDGSVLLRNAVQADEGEYECRVSTFPAGSFQARLRLRVLVPPLPSLNPGPALEEGQGLTLAASCTAEGSPAPNVTWDTEVKGTTSSRSFTHSRSAAVTSEFHLVPSRSMNGQPLTCVVSHPGLLQDQRITHILQVAFLAEASVRGLEDQKLWQVGREGAMLKCLSEGQPPPSYNWTRLDGPLPSGVRVKGDTLGFPPLTPEHSGVYVCHVSNELSSRDSQVTVNVLADPQDAPGKQVDLVSASVVVVGVIAALLFCLLVVVVVLMSRYHRRKAQQMTQKYEEELTLTRENSIRRLHSHHADPRNQSEEPEGRSYSTLTTVREIETQTELLSPGSGRAEEEEDRDEGIKQAMNHFVQENGTLRAKPTGNGIYINGRGHLV; translated from the exons ATGCCCCTGTCCCTGGGAGCCGAGATGTGGGGGCCTGAggcctggctgctgctgctgctcctggcaTCATTTACAG GGAGGTGCCTGGCAGGCGAGCTGGAGACATCGGACCTGGTGACCGTGGTGCTGGGCCAGGATGCAAAGCTGCCCTGCTTCTACCGAGGGGACCCCGACGAGCAGGTGGGGCAGGTGGCATGGGCTCGGGTGGATGCGGGCGAGGGCGCCCGGGAGCTGGCGCTACTGCACTCCAAGTACGGGCTGCACGTGAGCTCGGCCTACGAGGGCCGCGTGGAACAGCCGCCACCCCCACGGAACCCCCTGGACGGCTCCGTGCTCCTTCGCAACGCTGTGCAGGCCGATGAGGGCGAGTACGAGTGCCGCGTCAGCACCTTCCCTGCTGGCAGCTTCCAGGCTCGGCTGCGGCTCCGCGTGCTGG TGCCTCCCCTGCCCTCACTGAATCCTGGTCCAGCACTAGAAGAGGGCCAGGGCCTGACACTGGCAGCCTCCTGCACAGCAGAAGGCAGCCCGGCCCCCAACGTGACCTGGGACACAGAGGTCAAGGGCACAACATCCAGCCGCTCCTTTACACATTCCCGCTCAGCTGCTGTGACTTCAGAGTTCCATCTGGTACCAAGCCGCAGCATGAATGGGCAGCCACTTACCTGCGTGGTGTCTCACCCTGGCCTGCTCCAGGACCAAAGGATCACCCACATCCTCCAAGTGGCCT TCCTGGCTGAGGCCTCTGTGAGGGGCCTTGAGGACCAAAAGCTGTGGCAGGTTGGCAGGGAAGGAGCTATGCTCAAGTGCCTGAGTGAAGGGCAGCCTCCACCCTCATACAACTGGACACG GCTGGACGGGCCTCTGCCCAGTGGGGTACGAGTGAAAGGGGACACTCTGGGCTTTCCCCCACTGACGCCTGAGCACAGTGGCGTCTACGTCTGCCACGTCAGCAATGAGCTCTCTTCAAGGGATTCTCAGGTCACTGTGAATGTTCTTG CAGACCCTCAGGATGCCCCAGGGAAGCAGGTGGACCTGGTGTCAGCCTccgtggtggtggtgggagtgaTTGCTGCGCTCCTGTTCTGCCTtctggtagtggtggtggtgctCATGTCCCGATACCATCGGCGCAAGGCCCAGCAGATGACCCAGAAATA CGAGGAGGAGCTGACCTTGACCAGGGAGAACTCCATCAGGAGGCTGCATTCTCATCACGCGGACCCCAGGAATCAG AGTGAAGAGCCAGAGGGCCGCAGTTACTCCACGCTGACCACAGTGAGGGAGATTGAAACACAGACTGAACTGCTGTCTCCAGGCTCTGggcgggcagaggaggaggaagatcgGGATGAAGGCATCAAACAGGCCATGAACCATTTTGTTCAGGAGAATGGGACCCTGCGGGCCAAGCCCACGGGCAATGGCATCTACATCAACGGGCGGGGGCACCTGGTCTGA
- the NECTIN4 gene encoding nectin-4 isoform X3 translates to MPLSLGAEMWGPEAWLLLLLLASFTGRCLAGELETSDLVTVVLGQDAKLPCFYRGDPDEQVGQVAWARVDAGEGARELALLHSKYGLHVSSAYEGRVEQPPPPRNPLDGSVLLRNAVQADEGEYECRVSTFPAGSFQARLRLRVLVPPLPSLNPGPALEEGQGLTLAASCTAEGSPAPNVTWDTEVKGTTSSRSFTHSRSAAVTSEFHLVPSRSMNGQPLTCVVSHPGLLQDQRITHILQVAFLAEASVRGLEDQKLWQVGREGAMLKCLSEGQPPPSYNWTRLDGPLPSGVRVKGDTLGFPPLTPEHSGVYVCHVSNELSSRDSQVTVNVLADPQDAPGKQVDLVSASVVVVGVIAALLFCLLVVVVVLMSRYHRRKAQQMTQKYEEELTLTRENSIRRLHSHHADPRNQPEESVGLRAEGHPDSLKDNSSCSVMSEEPEGRSYSTLTTVREIETQTELLSPGSGRAEEEEDRDEGIKQAMNHFVQENGTLRAKPTGNGIYINGRGHLV, encoded by the exons ATGCCCCTGTCCCTGGGAGCCGAGATGTGGGGGCCTGAggcctggctgctgctgctgctcctggcaTCATTTACAG GGAGGTGCCTGGCAGGCGAGCTGGAGACATCGGACCTGGTGACCGTGGTGCTGGGCCAGGATGCAAAGCTGCCCTGCTTCTACCGAGGGGACCCCGACGAGCAGGTGGGGCAGGTGGCATGGGCTCGGGTGGATGCGGGCGAGGGCGCCCGGGAGCTGGCGCTACTGCACTCCAAGTACGGGCTGCACGTGAGCTCGGCCTACGAGGGCCGCGTGGAACAGCCGCCACCCCCACGGAACCCCCTGGACGGCTCCGTGCTCCTTCGCAACGCTGTGCAGGCCGATGAGGGCGAGTACGAGTGCCGCGTCAGCACCTTCCCTGCTGGCAGCTTCCAGGCTCGGCTGCGGCTCCGCGTGCTGG TGCCTCCCCTGCCCTCACTGAATCCTGGTCCAGCACTAGAAGAGGGCCAGGGCCTGACACTGGCAGCCTCCTGCACAGCAGAAGGCAGCCCGGCCCCCAACGTGACCTGGGACACAGAGGTCAAGGGCACAACATCCAGCCGCTCCTTTACACATTCCCGCTCAGCTGCTGTGACTTCAGAGTTCCATCTGGTACCAAGCCGCAGCATGAATGGGCAGCCACTTACCTGCGTGGTGTCTCACCCTGGCCTGCTCCAGGACCAAAGGATCACCCACATCCTCCAAGTGGCCT TCCTGGCTGAGGCCTCTGTGAGGGGCCTTGAGGACCAAAAGCTGTGGCAGGTTGGCAGGGAAGGAGCTATGCTCAAGTGCCTGAGTGAAGGGCAGCCTCCACCCTCATACAACTGGACACG GCTGGACGGGCCTCTGCCCAGTGGGGTACGAGTGAAAGGGGACACTCTGGGCTTTCCCCCACTGACGCCTGAGCACAGTGGCGTCTACGTCTGCCACGTCAGCAATGAGCTCTCTTCAAGGGATTCTCAGGTCACTGTGAATGTTCTTG CAGACCCTCAGGATGCCCCAGGGAAGCAGGTGGACCTGGTGTCAGCCTccgtggtggtggtgggagtgaTTGCTGCGCTCCTGTTCTGCCTtctggtagtggtggtggtgctCATGTCCCGATACCATCGGCGCAAGGCCCAGCAGATGACCCAGAAATA CGAGGAGGAGCTGACCTTGACCAGGGAGAACTCCATCAGGAGGCTGCATTCTCATCACGCGGACCCCAGGAATCAG CCGGAGGAGAGTGTAGGGCTGAGAGCCGAGGGCCACCCTGATAGTCTCAAGGACAACAGTAGCTGCTCTGTGATG AGTGAAGAGCCAGAGGGCCGCAGTTACTCCACGCTGACCACAGTGAGGGAGATTGAAACACAGACTGAACTGCTGTCTCCAGGCTCTGggcgggcagaggaggaggaagatcgGGATGAAGGCATCAAACAGGCCATGAACCATTTTGTTCAGGAGAATGGGACCCTGCGGGCCAAGCCCACGGGCAATGGCATCTACATCAACGGGCGGGGGCACCTGGTCTGA
- the NECTIN4 gene encoding nectin-4 isoform X4, producing the protein MPLSLGAEMWGPEAWLLLLLLASFTGRCLAGELETSDLVTVVLGQDAKLPCFYRGDPDEQVGQVAWARVDAGEGARELALLHSKYGLHVSSAYEGRVEQPPPPRNPLDGSVLLRNAVQADEGEYECRVSTFPAGSFQARLRLRVLVPPLPSLNPGPALEEGQGLTLAASCTAEGSPAPNVTWDTEVKGTTSSRSFTHSRSAAVTSEFHLVPSRSMNGQPLTCVVSHPGLLQDQRITHILQVAFLAEASVRGLEDQKLWQVGREGAMLKCLSEGQPPPSYNWTRLDGPLPSGVRVKGDTLGFPPLTPEHSGVYVCHVSNELSSRDSQVTVNVLDPQDAPGKQVDLVSASVVVVGVIAALLFCLLVVVVVLMSRYHRRKAQQMTQKYEEELTLTRENSIRRLHSHHADPRNQPEESVGLRAEGHPDSLKDNSSCSVMSEEPEGRSYSTLTTVREIETQTELLSPGSGRAEEEEDRDEGIKQAMNHFVQENGTLRAKPTGNGIYINGRGHLV; encoded by the exons ATGCCCCTGTCCCTGGGAGCCGAGATGTGGGGGCCTGAggcctggctgctgctgctgctcctggcaTCATTTACAG GGAGGTGCCTGGCAGGCGAGCTGGAGACATCGGACCTGGTGACCGTGGTGCTGGGCCAGGATGCAAAGCTGCCCTGCTTCTACCGAGGGGACCCCGACGAGCAGGTGGGGCAGGTGGCATGGGCTCGGGTGGATGCGGGCGAGGGCGCCCGGGAGCTGGCGCTACTGCACTCCAAGTACGGGCTGCACGTGAGCTCGGCCTACGAGGGCCGCGTGGAACAGCCGCCACCCCCACGGAACCCCCTGGACGGCTCCGTGCTCCTTCGCAACGCTGTGCAGGCCGATGAGGGCGAGTACGAGTGCCGCGTCAGCACCTTCCCTGCTGGCAGCTTCCAGGCTCGGCTGCGGCTCCGCGTGCTGG TGCCTCCCCTGCCCTCACTGAATCCTGGTCCAGCACTAGAAGAGGGCCAGGGCCTGACACTGGCAGCCTCCTGCACAGCAGAAGGCAGCCCGGCCCCCAACGTGACCTGGGACACAGAGGTCAAGGGCACAACATCCAGCCGCTCCTTTACACATTCCCGCTCAGCTGCTGTGACTTCAGAGTTCCATCTGGTACCAAGCCGCAGCATGAATGGGCAGCCACTTACCTGCGTGGTGTCTCACCCTGGCCTGCTCCAGGACCAAAGGATCACCCACATCCTCCAAGTGGCCT TCCTGGCTGAGGCCTCTGTGAGGGGCCTTGAGGACCAAAAGCTGTGGCAGGTTGGCAGGGAAGGAGCTATGCTCAAGTGCCTGAGTGAAGGGCAGCCTCCACCCTCATACAACTGGACACG GCTGGACGGGCCTCTGCCCAGTGGGGTACGAGTGAAAGGGGACACTCTGGGCTTTCCCCCACTGACGCCTGAGCACAGTGGCGTCTACGTCTGCCACGTCAGCAATGAGCTCTCTTCAAGGGATTCTCAGGTCACTGTGAATGTTCTTG ACCCTCAGGATGCCCCAGGGAAGCAGGTGGACCTGGTGTCAGCCTccgtggtggtggtgggagtgaTTGCTGCGCTCCTGTTCTGCCTtctggtagtggtggtggtgctCATGTCCCGATACCATCGGCGCAAGGCCCAGCAGATGACCCAGAAATA CGAGGAGGAGCTGACCTTGACCAGGGAGAACTCCATCAGGAGGCTGCATTCTCATCACGCGGACCCCAGGAATCAG CCGGAGGAGAGTGTAGGGCTGAGAGCCGAGGGCCACCCTGATAGTCTCAAGGACAACAGTAGCTGCTCTGTGATG AGTGAAGAGCCAGAGGGCCGCAGTTACTCCACGCTGACCACAGTGAGGGAGATTGAAACACAGACTGAACTGCTGTCTCCAGGCTCTGggcgggcagaggaggaggaagatcgGGATGAAGGCATCAAACAGGCCATGAACCATTTTGTTCAGGAGAATGGGACCCTGCGGGCCAAGCCCACGGGCAATGGCATCTACATCAACGGGCGGGGGCACCTGGTCTGA
- the NECTIN4 gene encoding nectin-4 isoform X1, producing MDLSHTTCHILDTNCSRPLPWLLATLPESIHFYPLGRCLAGELETSDLVTVVLGQDAKLPCFYRGDPDEQVGQVAWARVDAGEGARELALLHSKYGLHVSSAYEGRVEQPPPPRNPLDGSVLLRNAVQADEGEYECRVSTFPAGSFQARLRLRVLVPPLPSLNPGPALEEGQGLTLAASCTAEGSPAPNVTWDTEVKGTTSSRSFTHSRSAAVTSEFHLVPSRSMNGQPLTCVVSHPGLLQDQRITHILQVAFLAEASVRGLEDQKLWQVGREGAMLKCLSEGQPPPSYNWTRLDGPLPSGVRVKGDTLGFPPLTPEHSGVYVCHVSNELSSRDSQVTVNVLADPQDAPGKQVDLVSASVVVVGVIAALLFCLLVVVVVLMSRYHRRKAQQMTQKYEEELTLTRENSIRRLHSHHADPRNQPEESVGLRAEGHPDSLKDNSSCSVMSEEPEGRSYSTLTTVREIETQTELLSPGSGRAEEEEDRDEGIKQAMNHFVQENGTLRAKPTGNGIYINGRGHLV from the exons ATGGACCTTTCCCACACTACGTGCCACATCCTAGACACCAACTGTTCTCGACCCTTGCCTTGGCTCCTGGCCACACTTCCTGAAAGCATTCACTTTTACCCTCTTG GGAGGTGCCTGGCAGGCGAGCTGGAGACATCGGACCTGGTGACCGTGGTGCTGGGCCAGGATGCAAAGCTGCCCTGCTTCTACCGAGGGGACCCCGACGAGCAGGTGGGGCAGGTGGCATGGGCTCGGGTGGATGCGGGCGAGGGCGCCCGGGAGCTGGCGCTACTGCACTCCAAGTACGGGCTGCACGTGAGCTCGGCCTACGAGGGCCGCGTGGAACAGCCGCCACCCCCACGGAACCCCCTGGACGGCTCCGTGCTCCTTCGCAACGCTGTGCAGGCCGATGAGGGCGAGTACGAGTGCCGCGTCAGCACCTTCCCTGCTGGCAGCTTCCAGGCTCGGCTGCGGCTCCGCGTGCTGG TGCCTCCCCTGCCCTCACTGAATCCTGGTCCAGCACTAGAAGAGGGCCAGGGCCTGACACTGGCAGCCTCCTGCACAGCAGAAGGCAGCCCGGCCCCCAACGTGACCTGGGACACAGAGGTCAAGGGCACAACATCCAGCCGCTCCTTTACACATTCCCGCTCAGCTGCTGTGACTTCAGAGTTCCATCTGGTACCAAGCCGCAGCATGAATGGGCAGCCACTTACCTGCGTGGTGTCTCACCCTGGCCTGCTCCAGGACCAAAGGATCACCCACATCCTCCAAGTGGCCT TCCTGGCTGAGGCCTCTGTGAGGGGCCTTGAGGACCAAAAGCTGTGGCAGGTTGGCAGGGAAGGAGCTATGCTCAAGTGCCTGAGTGAAGGGCAGCCTCCACCCTCATACAACTGGACACG GCTGGACGGGCCTCTGCCCAGTGGGGTACGAGTGAAAGGGGACACTCTGGGCTTTCCCCCACTGACGCCTGAGCACAGTGGCGTCTACGTCTGCCACGTCAGCAATGAGCTCTCTTCAAGGGATTCTCAGGTCACTGTGAATGTTCTTG CAGACCCTCAGGATGCCCCAGGGAAGCAGGTGGACCTGGTGTCAGCCTccgtggtggtggtgggagtgaTTGCTGCGCTCCTGTTCTGCCTtctggtagtggtggtggtgctCATGTCCCGATACCATCGGCGCAAGGCCCAGCAGATGACCCAGAAATA CGAGGAGGAGCTGACCTTGACCAGGGAGAACTCCATCAGGAGGCTGCATTCTCATCACGCGGACCCCAGGAATCAG CCGGAGGAGAGTGTAGGGCTGAGAGCCGAGGGCCACCCTGATAGTCTCAAGGACAACAGTAGCTGCTCTGTGATG AGTGAAGAGCCAGAGGGCCGCAGTTACTCCACGCTGACCACAGTGAGGGAGATTGAAACACAGACTGAACTGCTGTCTCCAGGCTCTGggcgggcagaggaggaggaagatcgGGATGAAGGCATCAAACAGGCCATGAACCATTTTGTTCAGGAGAATGGGACCCTGCGGGCCAAGCCCACGGGCAATGGCATCTACATCAACGGGCGGGGGCACCTGGTCTGA
- the NECTIN4 gene encoding nectin-4 isoform X2 produces MDLSHTTCHILDTNCSRPLPWLLATLPESIHFYPLGRCLAGELETSDLVTVVLGQDAKLPCFYRGDPDEQVGQVAWARVDAGEGARELALLHSKYGLHVSSAYEGRVEQPPPPRNPLDGSVLLRNAVQADEGEYECRVSTFPAGSFQARLRLRVLVPPLPSLNPGPALEEGQGLTLAASCTAEGSPAPNVTWDTEVKGTTSSRSFTHSRSAAVTSEFHLVPSRSMNGQPLTCVVSHPGLLQDQRITHILQVAFLAEASVRGLEDQKLWQVGREGAMLKCLSEGQPPPSYNWTRLDGPLPSGVRVKGDTLGFPPLTPEHSGVYVCHVSNELSSRDSQVTVNVLDPQDAPGKQVDLVSASVVVVGVIAALLFCLLVVVVVLMSRYHRRKAQQMTQKYEEELTLTRENSIRRLHSHHADPRNQPEESVGLRAEGHPDSLKDNSSCSVMSEEPEGRSYSTLTTVREIETQTELLSPGSGRAEEEEDRDEGIKQAMNHFVQENGTLRAKPTGNGIYINGRGHLV; encoded by the exons ATGGACCTTTCCCACACTACGTGCCACATCCTAGACACCAACTGTTCTCGACCCTTGCCTTGGCTCCTGGCCACACTTCCTGAAAGCATTCACTTTTACCCTCTTG GGAGGTGCCTGGCAGGCGAGCTGGAGACATCGGACCTGGTGACCGTGGTGCTGGGCCAGGATGCAAAGCTGCCCTGCTTCTACCGAGGGGACCCCGACGAGCAGGTGGGGCAGGTGGCATGGGCTCGGGTGGATGCGGGCGAGGGCGCCCGGGAGCTGGCGCTACTGCACTCCAAGTACGGGCTGCACGTGAGCTCGGCCTACGAGGGCCGCGTGGAACAGCCGCCACCCCCACGGAACCCCCTGGACGGCTCCGTGCTCCTTCGCAACGCTGTGCAGGCCGATGAGGGCGAGTACGAGTGCCGCGTCAGCACCTTCCCTGCTGGCAGCTTCCAGGCTCGGCTGCGGCTCCGCGTGCTGG TGCCTCCCCTGCCCTCACTGAATCCTGGTCCAGCACTAGAAGAGGGCCAGGGCCTGACACTGGCAGCCTCCTGCACAGCAGAAGGCAGCCCGGCCCCCAACGTGACCTGGGACACAGAGGTCAAGGGCACAACATCCAGCCGCTCCTTTACACATTCCCGCTCAGCTGCTGTGACTTCAGAGTTCCATCTGGTACCAAGCCGCAGCATGAATGGGCAGCCACTTACCTGCGTGGTGTCTCACCCTGGCCTGCTCCAGGACCAAAGGATCACCCACATCCTCCAAGTGGCCT TCCTGGCTGAGGCCTCTGTGAGGGGCCTTGAGGACCAAAAGCTGTGGCAGGTTGGCAGGGAAGGAGCTATGCTCAAGTGCCTGAGTGAAGGGCAGCCTCCACCCTCATACAACTGGACACG GCTGGACGGGCCTCTGCCCAGTGGGGTACGAGTGAAAGGGGACACTCTGGGCTTTCCCCCACTGACGCCTGAGCACAGTGGCGTCTACGTCTGCCACGTCAGCAATGAGCTCTCTTCAAGGGATTCTCAGGTCACTGTGAATGTTCTTG ACCCTCAGGATGCCCCAGGGAAGCAGGTGGACCTGGTGTCAGCCTccgtggtggtggtgggagtgaTTGCTGCGCTCCTGTTCTGCCTtctggtagtggtggtggtgctCATGTCCCGATACCATCGGCGCAAGGCCCAGCAGATGACCCAGAAATA CGAGGAGGAGCTGACCTTGACCAGGGAGAACTCCATCAGGAGGCTGCATTCTCATCACGCGGACCCCAGGAATCAG CCGGAGGAGAGTGTAGGGCTGAGAGCCGAGGGCCACCCTGATAGTCTCAAGGACAACAGTAGCTGCTCTGTGATG AGTGAAGAGCCAGAGGGCCGCAGTTACTCCACGCTGACCACAGTGAGGGAGATTGAAACACAGACTGAACTGCTGTCTCCAGGCTCTGggcgggcagaggaggaggaagatcgGGATGAAGGCATCAAACAGGCCATGAACCATTTTGTTCAGGAGAATGGGACCCTGCGGGCCAAGCCCACGGGCAATGGCATCTACATCAACGGGCGGGGGCACCTGGTCTGA
- the NECTIN4 gene encoding nectin-4 isoform X6 — protein sequence MDLSHTTCHILDTNCSRPLPWLLATLPESIHFYPLGRCLAGELETSDLVTVVLGQDAKLPCFYRGDPDEQVGQVAWARVDAGEGARELALLHSKYGLHVSSAYEGRVEQPPPPRNPLDGSVLLRNAVQADEGEYECRVSTFPAGSFQARLRLRVLVPPLPSLNPGPALEEGQGLTLAASCTAEGSPAPNVTWDTEVKGTTSSRSFTHSRSAAVTSEFHLVPSRSMNGQPLTCVVSHPGLLQDQRITHILQVAFLAEASVRGLEDQKLWQVGREGAMLKCLSEGQPPPSYNWTRLDGPLPSGVRVKGDTLGFPPLTPEHSGVYVCHVSNELSSRDSQVTVNVLDPQDAPGKQVDLVSASVVVVGVIAALLFCLLVVVVVLMSRYHRRKAQQMTQKYEEELTLTRENSIRRLHSHHADPRNQSEEPEGRSYSTLTTVREIETQTELLSPGSGRAEEEEDRDEGIKQAMNHFVQENGTLRAKPTGNGIYINGRGHLV from the exons ATGGACCTTTCCCACACTACGTGCCACATCCTAGACACCAACTGTTCTCGACCCTTGCCTTGGCTCCTGGCCACACTTCCTGAAAGCATTCACTTTTACCCTCTTG GGAGGTGCCTGGCAGGCGAGCTGGAGACATCGGACCTGGTGACCGTGGTGCTGGGCCAGGATGCAAAGCTGCCCTGCTTCTACCGAGGGGACCCCGACGAGCAGGTGGGGCAGGTGGCATGGGCTCGGGTGGATGCGGGCGAGGGCGCCCGGGAGCTGGCGCTACTGCACTCCAAGTACGGGCTGCACGTGAGCTCGGCCTACGAGGGCCGCGTGGAACAGCCGCCACCCCCACGGAACCCCCTGGACGGCTCCGTGCTCCTTCGCAACGCTGTGCAGGCCGATGAGGGCGAGTACGAGTGCCGCGTCAGCACCTTCCCTGCTGGCAGCTTCCAGGCTCGGCTGCGGCTCCGCGTGCTGG TGCCTCCCCTGCCCTCACTGAATCCTGGTCCAGCACTAGAAGAGGGCCAGGGCCTGACACTGGCAGCCTCCTGCACAGCAGAAGGCAGCCCGGCCCCCAACGTGACCTGGGACACAGAGGTCAAGGGCACAACATCCAGCCGCTCCTTTACACATTCCCGCTCAGCTGCTGTGACTTCAGAGTTCCATCTGGTACCAAGCCGCAGCATGAATGGGCAGCCACTTACCTGCGTGGTGTCTCACCCTGGCCTGCTCCAGGACCAAAGGATCACCCACATCCTCCAAGTGGCCT TCCTGGCTGAGGCCTCTGTGAGGGGCCTTGAGGACCAAAAGCTGTGGCAGGTTGGCAGGGAAGGAGCTATGCTCAAGTGCCTGAGTGAAGGGCAGCCTCCACCCTCATACAACTGGACACG GCTGGACGGGCCTCTGCCCAGTGGGGTACGAGTGAAAGGGGACACTCTGGGCTTTCCCCCACTGACGCCTGAGCACAGTGGCGTCTACGTCTGCCACGTCAGCAATGAGCTCTCTTCAAGGGATTCTCAGGTCACTGTGAATGTTCTTG ACCCTCAGGATGCCCCAGGGAAGCAGGTGGACCTGGTGTCAGCCTccgtggtggtggtgggagtgaTTGCTGCGCTCCTGTTCTGCCTtctggtagtggtggtggtgctCATGTCCCGATACCATCGGCGCAAGGCCCAGCAGATGACCCAGAAATA CGAGGAGGAGCTGACCTTGACCAGGGAGAACTCCATCAGGAGGCTGCATTCTCATCACGCGGACCCCAGGAATCAG AGTGAAGAGCCAGAGGGCCGCAGTTACTCCACGCTGACCACAGTGAGGGAGATTGAAACACAGACTGAACTGCTGTCTCCAGGCTCTGggcgggcagaggaggaggaagatcgGGATGAAGGCATCAAACAGGCCATGAACCATTTTGTTCAGGAGAATGGGACCCTGCGGGCCAAGCCCACGGGCAATGGCATCTACATCAACGGGCGGGGGCACCTGGTCTGA